CCCCAATGCCAATGCAAATACGACTGCCACTAAGATGGATTTGCCCAAGTAACTAGTGAATTCCTTATTCTCCGTAAGCCTGGAAAGTTTAGGATAAATCATTGAATTCAAAACGGAAAATAAGATCACAAATCCGCTAAAAGGTTGTAATGCCACTCCGTAAGCCGCTACCGCCTCGTTAGAATGGTATTTGTTCAGGAAAAATAACTCCATTCTATCCGATACGATCGCAAATAAAGAGGCCAAAAACGCATAACGGTTGAAGGAGATGAGTTCTCTGGTTTGTTGCCTGACTTCTTCCTTATCGCCTGCCCAATTTAGTTTTCCTCTCGGGAATAATAGAAAGAATAACACAATTGTAAAAACAGGAGCTACGGAGAAGATCCCGAGTATATCCAAATGTCCTAGTGCATGGTCCGAAAATTGATCTGCTAAATACAGGATCAAAATACGGATCAGATTTGGAAGAGGATACCAAATGGAAAGTGCATGGTATTGTCCGAAAGAAACAAAAATACTTTCGAAATAAGAATTAAAAGAAAGCACGAAGCTACCGAATACGAGAAGAAATGCGGCCAGTGCATTCTCCTTTAAAAAGTAAACGGCAACGCCTGTAACAAGCACCAAAAGAAATAATGCAGCCCATTTGACCCAAAGAGAAGATGCAAGAAGCACTCCAATCTTTCTTTTGTCTTCGGTCATGGGAGAAAGAAATCTCACTAATGCGGTGGGCAATCCGAATTCTGCCACCGCTAAAAGTATGGGTAAAAAACCTGAATAGTATTGGAAGATACCGTTCTCGTTCTTACTTAAGATACGAACAGAATAGACCATGAAGATAAAATTCAGTAGGGACGCGACTACCTTGGAAAACCCTACTGAAAAGAAGCTGCGTATGAATCCGGAGGTCCGTAATCTTCCGAAACTTTCGGAAATGAACTGTAAGGAGGATCCAAGGCGAAGCATGAAGTTAAGTCAGATAAATGCCTCCGCGTATCCTTTTCAGAAGAATGGGAGCGAGATGGCCAATATAGTAACACACGATCCCATACTTAAAGTATCTGGCAACCGGATTTTCCCCCAATAGAGAGGAGAGAATTTTTCCTAGAGCCAAATAAAAGATCAAGATCCCAAGAATGATCACTCCGACTCGGATAAAAAAGCCGAGCCAAGATTCGACTGATTTCCAATCCAACCCTGCCCTCTTATTGTACAAAATCCCGATCCCAAAACCTGCGAGCGCTCCCGCAGAAGAGATCACCTGCTCCCATGATTTGTTCGTGGACTCCGGTTGACTTGGATCTTGCAAAAGTATGCTAGGAACTGTAAGAGCTAAAATGAAAAGTACGAGTGACTTCAGTCGTTTTTGGTCTGGAGTTTCTCCCGCAAAATTTGGTTCTAAAATTCCCGGATCTTTTGAGAACAAAAACTCTAGTCCGAATAATATGAGTATTCCTAAAGTAAATCCTCCTAACGTATCTCCTAAAAAATGAAGTCCGGCATACATTCTAGAAATCGGCATGAATAAGATCAAAAATGCGGTGAGTATCCTTACCCAACGAATTCGTATATGCAAAAATAATGTTCCGTATAACACCACTGCAGTCTGCACATGTCCGGAAGGAAATCCGTAAGAACCCTCCATGAGTCCGAGCTCGGATGGAAAAGGTAAACCTATCGGCCTAGGCATAGTAAGAAGGGCCTTAAAAGCTCCATTCACAATTCCCGCAATAAGCAGTCCCAAAGTCATCCTGATCCCGATCTTACGATCCACACAAAGATAGATGAGAGAGACCAAAGCCATAAAAAAGAGAGAAGATCCCAAGTAATGGAACAAAACAGTAAAAGGGTCCAATACGGTTTTTAAAAAGGAAATATGAAGAGCCTCTAAAGGCGCGTTAGAGAATAAGATCTCTTTCCATAGGAAACTATCCGTCATAAAAACGAACATATAAAGATTCGGTTTTAAACGCAAAATGAATTCTTTTCCGGATTCCTCTCTTCCTTTGGTTTTTAGAACATTCGATTTTTAAAAATTGAAATTCGCCTGCTGGAATTCCAACGTAGTCGCGGTTGCCGTGTTGGAGGTCCTACACAGGATCTCCAAGCCCCTCCCCTAAAATCAAGGTTGCTAGATTCTTATTCCTGGGACATGATAGATATATAGATGCAATTTTTTGAACGATCGTTCTCCAAACGACAAAACAAACAAAGTTCGGTTAAAATTTGCCCAAGCTCGAACATTAGGAGAATATAATATGGAACCGGAAATTTATATCCCCCGTAATAAATTAAAATTTGTGACTGCGGCCTCACTTTTCGACGGCCATGACGCTTCTATCAATATCATGAGAAGAATACTTCAGTCCTCCGGAGCGGAAGTAGTTCACCTAGGTCATAATCGATCTGTCCAAGAAATCGTAGACTGTGCAATCCAAGAAGATGTACAAGGGATTGCAGTGACAAGTTACCAAGGGGGTCATGTAGAATATTTCAAATACATGATAGACCTTCTAAAAGAAAAAGGAAGTTCTCATATCAAGGTATTCGGCGGAGGCGGAGGGACAATTCTTCCTTCCGAGATCCAAGAGCTAGAAGCTTACGGAGTTTCCAGGATTTATTCTCCTGACGATGGACGTTCTTTGGGTCTCCAGGGAATGATCAACGATCTATTACAAAAATCTGATTTTATTCCTCCTCATCGATTTAATGGAAATCTGTTCTCCGAGATCCGTAAAAAAAATCCGATCGCAATCGCAGAATCCATTTCTTTAGTGGAGTCTTCTGAAAATGATCCTAAAAAGATAGATCCTGAAAAATTGGATTTTCCGATTTCCAAAAAGACGATCCCGATTTTAGGAATAACCGGAACAGGAGGAGCGGGAAAGTCCTCTCTTACAGACGAGCTTGTCAGAAGATTTATTCATGACTTCGAAGACAAAACGATAGCGATTATCTCCGTGGATCCTTCCAAAAGAAAGACGGGAGGAGCCCTCTTAGGAGATAGGATTCGTATGAACTCCATTTCTCATCCAAGAGTTTATATGAGATCTTTTGCGACTAGAGAAGCAAATATAGCATTGAACCGGAATGTCAAAAAAAGTTTGGACGTTCTCAAAAGTTCCGAATTCGATCTAGTGATTGTAGAAACCGCAGGGATAGGACAAAGTGATTCGGAGATAACGGAAGTGTCGGATCTTTCTCTTTATGTGATGACCCCGGAATTCGGAGCGGCCACACAGTTGGAAAAGATCGACATGATCGATTATGCGGATCTGATCGCAGTCAATAAGTGCGACAAAAGAGGAGCATTAGACGCAATCAGAGACGTTCAAAAACAATTCCAAAGATCCAGAAAATTATTTGACCAAACCCCGGATAAGATGCCTGTGTTTGGAACGATCGCCTCTCAATTCAACGATCCTGGAACAAACAATCTATACGTTGCATTGATCGATTCCTTAAACAAAAAATTCGGCCTGGGTTGGAAGTCCAATTTCGCCCCCAGCTCAGAGACTAGCCAAAAGATACATATCATTCCTCCAGACAGACAAAGATATCTGGCTGAGATCGCGGAGGAATGTGAGAAATACGAGAATTTCGTCAAAAAAGAATCTGAAACGGCAGAAGTATTATATAGGATCAAAGGCACAATAGACGTATTAAAAGAAAGAGGAAAGAACGTTTCCGATCTGGAAGAAGAATATTCCAAAAGAGAGGCCGGACTTCACCCCGACACGAAAAAGATCCTGAAGGAATGGGATTCCAAACTGGAAAAATATTCAGGAGAATTTTTCACTTATACGGTTCGAGATAAAGAGATCAAGATTGAGAACTTTACAAAATCTTTAAGTAATCTAAATATCCCAAAAGTTTCCGTTCCAAAATTCCGCAACTGGGGAGAGATCGTAAAATGGTCCTATACGGAAAATTTTCCGGGCGAATTCCCTTTCGCTGCGGGAGTATTCCCTTTTAAAAGAACAGGAGAAGATCCTACACGTATGTTCGCAGGAGAAGGCGGGCCGGAAAGAACAAACGCAAGATTCCATTATGTTAGCCATGGAATGCCTGCTCATCGATTGAGTACTGCATTCGACTCGGTCACTCTGTATGGAGAAGATCCTGGGCTTCGTCCTGATATTTACGGCAAGATAGGGAACTCGGGAGTGAGCATCGCTACTTTAGACGATGCTAAAAAACTATATTCTGGGTTTGATCTTTGTAATCCTAGTACTTCCGTGTCCATGACGATCAACGGACCTGCACCGATGCTTCTATCCTTTTTCTTAAATACTGCGATTGACCAAACCTGCGAGAAGTATATCCGCGCAGAAGGGAAAGTAGAAGAGGCAAAATCCAAACTTGCAGAGATCTATTCTAAAAAAGGAGTTCCGATCCCGCAATACAAAGGAGAGATCCCAAAAGGAAATGATGGCCTCGGCCTTCTACTTTTAGGAACCACTGGAGATCAAATCCTTCCCAAAGAAGTTTATGAAAAGATAAAAAAGGAAACTCTTTCTTCCGTTCGTGGAACTGTGCAAGCGGATATCTTAAAAGAAGACCAGGCGCAGAACACGTGTATCTTCTCCACAGAGTTCGCGTTAAAACTTATGGGAGATATCCAGGAATATTTTATCTGGAATAAAGTCCGTAATTTTTATTCTGTTTCTATTTCCGGATATCATATCGCGGAAGCGGGAGCAAATCCGATCACTCAGGTTGCATTCACTCTTGCAAACGGATTTACGTTTGTGGAATATTATCTTTCCAGAGGGATGAAGATAGACGATTTTGCTCCGAACCTTTCCTTCTTCTTCTCAAATGGGATCGATCCTGAATATGCGGTGATCGGAAGAGTAGCACGTAAGATCTGGGCTAAAAGTATGAAATACAAGTACAACGGCTCGGAACGTTCCCAAATGTTGAAATACCATATCCAAACTTCCGGACGTTCTTTACACGCACAAGAGATTGCGTTCAACGATATAAGAACCACCTTACAAGCGTTATATGCAATTTATGATAACTGCAATAGTTTGCATACAAATGCTTATGACGAAGCGATCACTACTCCTACTGAAGAATCCGTTAGAAGAGCGATGGCAATCCAGCTCATCATCAATAGAGAATTGGGTCTTGCCAAAAACGAAAACCCTCTCCAAGGTTCTTTTATTATCGATGATCTTTCCGATCTGGTGGAAGAGGCAATCTTGTCGGAGTTCCGGCGTATCTCCGAAAGAGGTGGAGTTCTTGGTGCCATGGAAAGAATGTACCAAAGAAACAAGATCCAAGAAGAATCTTTGGAATATGAACACAGAAAACATACCGGAGAGATCCCAGTTATAGGCGTGAATACTTTCTTAGGAAAAGATGGATCTCCTACAATTCTTCCGGAAGAAGTGATCCGCTCTACAGAGGATGAGAAAAAGGCACAGATCAGAGAATTGGAAGCATTCCAATTCAGGAACCAAGAAGATTCAACTAACGCCTTAAAGGATCTGCAAACTGCCTGCCTTTCCGGAAAGAACGGATTTGAGGCCTTGGTGGAAGCCGGAAAGGTTTGTTCTTTGGGACAAATGACCCACTCTCTCTATGAGGTGGGCGGCCAATACAGAAGAAGTATGTGATCTGAATCGAGTGATACAAATCAATTTGGAGGACCTTTTTTTGTTTCCCTTAGCGTTTCAAGGTAGAAAATTTGGTCCAAGGCCATGACTTCTTCTGCAATCCAGTTTACAGAGACCCATGTATATGCGGAAAAAAAACGGTTCAGAGTCGTTTTTGTGCGGAACGTATGTTCTGTCGAAACCGAAGAAATCGGCCTGATCCTTCAAAAGATCCAAGAAATACAACCGGCCGTTGTGGAGCTGGATCTGGAAAATGTGGTCGCAATCCCTTCTCTAATCTTGAATCGGATCTTAAAACTTTTGGCTGAATTAAAATCCAAAGGAGTCCCAGTGGAAATTAAAACCAGTGAGGGACTCAAAACCGTTCTGAATCGGTTGAAAATCTCCCTGCAATGAAAGCCATTTCGATTATTCTGACCCAATGTTTCCTTTTCCAAAGTCTGGTTTTCGGAAGCGGTTGGTTCTGCGGAATGCTGGCTGGAGAGATCAAGCTTTGCCATTGTAATC
The Leptospira johnsonii genome window above contains:
- a CDS encoding methylmalonyl-CoA mutase family protein, with protein sequence MEPEIYIPRNKLKFVTAASLFDGHDASINIMRRILQSSGAEVVHLGHNRSVQEIVDCAIQEDVQGIAVTSYQGGHVEYFKYMIDLLKEKGSSHIKVFGGGGGTILPSEIQELEAYGVSRIYSPDDGRSLGLQGMINDLLQKSDFIPPHRFNGNLFSEIRKKNPIAIAESISLVESSENDPKKIDPEKLDFPISKKTIPILGITGTGGAGKSSLTDELVRRFIHDFEDKTIAIISVDPSKRKTGGALLGDRIRMNSISHPRVYMRSFATREANIALNRNVKKSLDVLKSSEFDLVIVETAGIGQSDSEITEVSDLSLYVMTPEFGAATQLEKIDMIDYADLIAVNKCDKRGALDAIRDVQKQFQRSRKLFDQTPDKMPVFGTIASQFNDPGTNNLYVALIDSLNKKFGLGWKSNFAPSSETSQKIHIIPPDRQRYLAEIAEECEKYENFVKKESETAEVLYRIKGTIDVLKERGKNVSDLEEEYSKREAGLHPDTKKILKEWDSKLEKYSGEFFTYTVRDKEIKIENFTKSLSNLNIPKVSVPKFRNWGEIVKWSYTENFPGEFPFAAGVFPFKRTGEDPTRMFAGEGGPERTNARFHYVSHGMPAHRLSTAFDSVTLYGEDPGLRPDIYGKIGNSGVSIATLDDAKKLYSGFDLCNPSTSVSMTINGPAPMLLSFFLNTAIDQTCEKYIRAEGKVEEAKSKLAEIYSKKGVPIPQYKGEIPKGNDGLGLLLLGTTGDQILPKEVYEKIKKETLSSVRGTVQADILKEDQAQNTCIFSTEFALKLMGDIQEYFIWNKVRNFYSVSISGYHIAEAGANPITQVAFTLANGFTFVEYYLSRGMKIDDFAPNLSFFFSNGIDPEYAVIGRVARKIWAKSMKYKYNGSERSQMLKYHIQTSGRSLHAQEIAFNDIRTTLQALYAIYDNCNSLHTNAYDEAITTPTEESVRRAMAIQLIINRELGLAKNENPLQGSFIIDDLSDLVEEAILSEFRRISERGGVLGAMERMYQRNKIQEESLEYEHRKHTGEIPVIGVNTFLGKDGSPTILPEEVIRSTEDEKKAQIRELEAFQFRNQEDSTNALKDLQTACLSGKNGFEALVEAGKVCSLGQMTHSLYEVGGQYRRSM
- a CDS encoding oligosaccharide flippase family protein is translated as MLRLGSSLQFISESFGRLRTSGFIRSFFSVGFSKVVASLLNFIFMVYSVRILSKNENGIFQYYSGFLPILLAVAEFGLPTALVRFLSPMTEDKRKIGVLLASSLWVKWAALFLLVLVTGVAVYFLKENALAAFLLVFGSFVLSFNSYFESIFVSFGQYHALSIWYPLPNLIRILILYLADQFSDHALGHLDILGIFSVAPVFTIVLFFLLFPRGKLNWAGDKEEVRQQTRELISFNRYAFLASLFAIVSDRMELFFLNKYHSNEAVAAYGVALQPFSGFVILFSVLNSMIYPKLSRLTENKEFTSYLGKSILVAVVFALALGPWVLLGDWVFSALFSGKYPESVPVFQLLYPNYLFQLVFSPLGMALFALGQPRLLAILALVRLIFGLVLDNLLIPEYGTMGAAGAFFLGQIPSWFLLSGYFLAYYKPSAK
- a CDS encoding phosphatase PAP2 family protein gives rise to the protein MRLKPNLYMFVFMTDSFLWKEILFSNAPLEALHISFLKTVLDPFTVLFHYLGSSLFFMALVSLIYLCVDRKIGIRMTLGLLIAGIVNGAFKALLTMPRPIGLPFPSELGLMEGSYGFPSGHVQTAVVLYGTLFLHIRIRWVRILTAFLILFMPISRMYAGLHFLGDTLGGFTLGILILFGLEFLFSKDPGILEPNFAGETPDQKRLKSLVLFILALTVPSILLQDPSQPESTNKSWEQVISSAGALAGFGIGILYNKRAGLDWKSVESWLGFFIRVGVIILGILIFYLALGKILSSLLGENPVARYFKYGIVCYYIGHLAPILLKRIRGGIYLT